A window of the Hordeum vulgare subsp. vulgare chromosome 5H, MorexV3_pseudomolecules_assembly, whole genome shotgun sequence genome harbors these coding sequences:
- the LOC123399161 gene encoding uncharacterized protein LOC123399161: MLRAVLRRGGTAMRQAALSEGSTRNLLRLSVAERERSRRRRRDPGRDEFFVPTPESLKWLDSVTLPMILTAAAVALFTKLLMMEHEATDQERRERKIKNSHPEQGTVRMLSREEWDEIQEVRPRTPFESKLARPHARLRTGENVRLEDAKDWAVDVLTDAFTRAEESAKRK, from the exons ATGCTGCGGGCAGTGCTGCGCCGGGGAGGGACAGCCATGAGGCAGGCAGCGTTGTCTGAGGGATCTACACGGAACCTTCTACGGCTGAGCGTGGCGGAGCGGGAGCGCTCTCGGCGGCGTCGGCGCGACCCAGGGCGCGACGAGTTCTTTGTGCCGACGCCGGAGTCGCTTAAATGGCTCGACTCCGTCACCCTTCCCATGATCCTCACTGCTGCTGCCGTAGCCCTCTTCACCAAGCTGCTCATGATG GAACATGAAGCTACAGACCAAGAAAGGAGAGAACGCAAGATAAAGAATAGTCACCCTGAGCAAGGAACAGTAAGGATGCTTTCACGTGAAGAGTGGGATGAAATCCAAGAAGTCAGACCAAGGACCCCTTTTGAATCAAAGTTAGCTCGTCCACATGCCCGCTTAAGAACTGGAGAAAACGTGCGGCTG GAGGATGCCAAGGATTGGGCCGTTGATGTGCTCACTGATGCATTTACTAGAGCGGAAGAGAGTGCTAAGCGGAAATGA